From the Sphingomonas sabuli genome, the window CATCCCGTCGAGCCGCGTGCTGATCGAAAAGATGCTTGGGCCGGTCGACTGGGACACGACCAAGCTGTTCGTCGAATATGGACCGGGCGTCGGCACCTTCACCCGCCCGATCCTCGACAAGATGGGGCCGGACGCGAAGCTGATCGCGATCGACACCAACCCCGACTTCATCAAATATCTGGCCAAGGCGATGGATGACCCGCGCCTGATCGCGGTCACCGGATCGGCCGCCGACGTGCAGCAGATCATTTCCGACCATGGTTTCGACCATGCCGATTACGTGCTGTCGGGCCTGCCCTTTTCGACCCTTCCGCCGGGTGTCGGCGACGATATCGCCCGCGCCACGGCGACGGTGGTGCGCCCGGGCGGCGCCTTCCTGGTCTATCAGTTCAGCCCCAAGGTGTTCGATTTCATCAAGCCGCATTTCGAACGGATCGAACGCGGCTTCGAATGGATCAACGTGCCTCCGGCGACGCTGTTCTGGGCCTACAAGGAATAAGCGTCAGCCAAGGTTGAGCCGGCGCGTGACGGAATAGTCCGTCACGGTCATCAGGAAGTGCGCGATCGCCCACTTGATGCGCAGCCACGGATTGGCGCGCTGCTTGTGGACCTGTGCGGTGATCCACCGGCTGTCCTTCAGCTCGCGCTCGAAATAGCGGCGCATCTCATCGGCGAAGCCCTTGTCCTTGATCCGCAACATCACTTCGAGATTGAGGTAGAGGCTGCGGTAATCGAAGTTGGATGAGCCGATGTGGACCACGTCGTCGACGATGACGAGCTTGGTGTGCAGCTTCGACTTTTCATATTCATAAACTTCGACGTGGCGCCGAAGCAGCCGGCTGTAGCAATTGCGGGCGGCGGCGATGGTCGTCGTATTGTCCGACTTGGCCGCGGTGACGATCCGCGCTCGGCCCCGGCTGCCGACCGCGCCGATCCGCCGCAGCATCGCGCTCGGCGGGGAAAAATAAGCGAAGATCATGTCCAGCTGCCTGGCCTTGCCGATGTCGCGGCCGATGCTCCGCCACCAGCTGTTGCGCCGGCTGACCGGACCGCTGAACTTCCACTGCAACGGCCCGCGCGACGTGCTCTGTTCGGCGACGATGCGGCGCAGCGAACGGATCTTCGCCTTCTTGCGGTGCGACCAGCCGATCACCAGCTCGAGATAGCGGCCGGCGTTGCGGGCCTGCGGGCCGTCCAGCCGCAGCCACAGGTCGCGCCAATGGCCGGGGCCGGTGTCCTTCAGATATTCGCTGTCGATGTTCGAGCCGCCAAGCAGGACGGTCTTGTCGTCGACCACGATCAGCTTCTGGTGATTTCGGATAAGGTAGCGCCGCCCGTAGGACGGGTGGAAGAAACAATACTTGGCCCCCGCACCGTCTAGCTTGGCGAAGAATTCCGGGTCGGCGCTGGACGATCCGAAACCGTCGACCAGCAGGTTGACCGCGACGCCGCGCTCGCCCGCGGCAATCAGCGCGTCGCGCACCGCCTTTCCGGCGCGGTCGTCGTCGAACATGTACATGACGATGCGCAAGCTGGTCTCGGCCGCGCCGATCAGTTCGAGCAGGACCTTGAGCCGTCCCGAGCCGGTTTCGATCACTTCCAGCCGGTGATCGGCGATTTGGGCGATGATCGGTTTGCGCGCTCGGGCCATCGCCCTCGCCTGTGCATTGCTAATGGCGGCGCCGCAAGACGGTCGGCGGCGGATCGGGCCGGTGGGCCGGTTTCATTGACTTTCGGACCCGTGTGCCGCTATTGCGGGCGCCTTCCCGAAATCCCATATTCCTCTCGGAATTGACCGCACGGAGCGATGAATGGCGCGCGTTACTGTTGAAGATTGCGTAGACAAGGTCCCGAACCGGTTCGACCTGGTCCTGCTCGCCGCCCAGCGTGCGCGGCAGATTTCCGGCGGTGCCGACCTTACGCTCGACCGCGACCGCGACAAGAATCCGGTCGTCGCGCTGCGCGAGATCGCCGAGCCGACGGTCAAGCCGAAGGATCTTGAGGAAGCGATCGTCGGCAACCTGCAAAAGGTTCGCATCGACGAGGAAGACGAGACGGACGAGCTGGCGAGCCTGAGCGAATCGGCCGAAGCGCTCCGCCTGACCGCCGCGGCTCCGCCGCGTCCGGCTCCGTCGGGCGGCGACTACGAATAGTCGCTCGACCAAGGGTTGAAACGATCAGGGCCGGTTCGCCCGCCCTTTTCTTTGCCCGGGTTCAGGCGGCCCGTTCGGCCGGGGTCTCGGCCTCCGCTCGGCTGAGCCAGACGAGATCGCCCAGTTTCAGTTCGCGGCCGTCCTCGGCGAAGACGCGGATGCGGCGGATCGGGCGGCGGCTGGCCGCGTCGGCCAGCACGATGTCGGGCTCGCCCTGGCACCATTCCTCGCCCCATTGGCGGATCGCCAGCATCACCGGCATCAGCGATTCGCCCTTTTCGGTCAGCGAATAGACCACCTTGCGGCGGTCGGACGGGTCGGACGCGCGCTTGAGGATGTCGCCGGCGACCAGCTTGGCCAGCCGGTCGGACAGGATATTGCGGGCAATGCCCAGGCCGGCCTGGAATTCCTCGAAGTGGCGCAGGCCGTTGAAGGCACCGCGAACGATCAGGAAGGCCCATTTTTCGCCGATCAGCTCGACCGCGGCGGGGATCGGGCAGCTTAACGCGGCATCGCGAAACGCGCCGATGTCGGCGCCGGCTCTGCTTTCCACGGACACGGCTTCCCTCCTGCCGGGCGGCAGCAAAGCACAACCCTTGGCAAAAGAACAGTTGCGAAGGGAAACCAGCGTCACACCATTGTCGCACGGCGCTGGTACAGCCCGAAACCGGAAGGAGCCGGGTCAACGCCACTCCCGGCCCGGCTCCTTTCGCACTTGCGTCATGGCGCCCCGCTCCCCCATCTAGGACCCGTGCTTCGACAATATGAACTTGTTGAGAAGGTCCGGGCCTATGATCCGGACGCCGACGAAGGCCTGATCAACCGCGCCTACGTCTTCTCGATGAAGGCCCATGGCAGCCAGAAGCGCGCCTCCGGCGACCCGTATTTCAGCCACCCGATCGAAGTCGCGGGCATCCTCACCGACCTTAAGCTCGACGACCAGACGATCGTCACCGCCATCCTTCACGACACGATCGAGGACACCGTCGCCACGCCCGAGGAGGTGGAGCGGCTGTTCGGCAAGGACGTCGCCCGGCTGGTCGACGGGGTGACCAAGCTGAGCAAGATCGAGGCCCAGTCGGAAAGCGAGCGGGCGGCGGAGAACCTGCGCAAGTTCCTGCTCGCGCTGTCCGACGACATTCGCGTGCTGCTGGTCAAGCTGGCCGACCGGCTGCACAATATGCGCACGCTCCATCACGTGCCGGC encodes:
- a CDS encoding class I SAM-dependent methyltransferase, with product MPSSTARTLKGPRRLARRSARRSPSPHWQFLRGFLKHPVMVGSIIPSSRVLIEKMLGPVDWDTTKLFVEYGPGVGTFTRPILDKMGPDAKLIAIDTNPDFIKYLAKAMDDPRLIAVTGSAADVQQIISDHGFDHADYVLSGLPFSTLPPGVGDDIARATATVVRPGGAFLVYQFSPKVFDFIKPHFERIERGFEWINVPPATLFWAYKE
- a CDS encoding phospholipase D-like domain-containing protein — encoded protein: MARARKPIIAQIADHRLEVIETGSGRLKVLLELIGAAETSLRIVMYMFDDDRAGKAVRDALIAAGERGVAVNLLVDGFGSSSADPEFFAKLDGAGAKYCFFHPSYGRRYLIRNHQKLIVVDDKTVLLGGSNIDSEYLKDTGPGHWRDLWLRLDGPQARNAGRYLELVIGWSHRKKAKIRSLRRIVAEQSTSRGPLQWKFSGPVSRRNSWWRSIGRDIGKARQLDMIFAYFSPPSAMLRRIGAVGSRGRARIVTAAKSDNTTTIAAARNCYSRLLRRHVEVYEYEKSKLHTKLVIVDDVVHIGSSNFDYRSLYLNLEVMLRIKDKGFADEMRRYFERELKDSRWITAQVHKQRANPWLRIKWAIAHFLMTVTDYSVTRRLNLG
- the rpoZ gene encoding DNA-directed RNA polymerase subunit omega, whose product is MARVTVEDCVDKVPNRFDLVLLAAQRARQISGGADLTLDRDRDKNPVVALREIAEPTVKPKDLEEAIVGNLQKVRIDEEDETDELASLSESAEALRLTAAAPPRPAPSGGDYE
- a CDS encoding winged helix-turn-helix transcriptional regulator, whose product is MESRAGADIGAFRDAALSCPIPAAVELIGEKWAFLIVRGAFNGLRHFEEFQAGLGIARNILSDRLAKLVAGDILKRASDPSDRRKVVYSLTEKGESLMPVMLAIRQWGEEWCQGEPDIVLADAASRRPIRRIRVFAEDGRELKLGDLVWLSRAEAETPAERAA